A window of the Streptomyces sp. NBC_00250 genome harbors these coding sequences:
- the fahA gene encoding fumarylacetoacetase, which yields MSEHSPLDLAEGDPFGPHNLPYGVFSTADEPDRRRLGVRIGGHVLDAGAAAHALGSPYAALLDRSSLNPLLAAGRTAWRDVRRALTAWVTVPAHRADIEPLLHPLDEVTLHLPYEVADYVDFYASEHHATNVGRIFRPDGDALTPNWKHLPIGYHGRAGTVVVSGTDVVRPSGQRKAPTDPAPVFGPSVKLDIEAEVGFLVGTPSQLGKPVALNDFREHVFGLTLLNDWSARDVQAWEYVPLGPFLGKSFQTSVSAWVTPLEALDAARTAPPARDFPLLPYLDDAAEEEPGGFDVRISVEINGEVVAEPPFSTMYWTAAQQLAHMTVNGASLRTGDLYGSGTVSGPEVNQRGSLLELTWNGRDAIELAGGKRTFLEDGDEVVMTAWAPGPDGTRVALGEVRGRIVPSA from the coding sequence ATGTCCGAGCACAGCCCGCTCGACCTGGCCGAGGGCGATCCCTTCGGCCCGCACAACCTCCCGTACGGCGTCTTCTCCACCGCCGACGAGCCCGACCGGCGCCGGCTCGGCGTCCGGATCGGCGGGCACGTGCTGGACGCGGGTGCCGCGGCGCACGCGCTCGGCTCCCCGTACGCGGCACTTCTGGACCGGTCGAGCCTCAACCCGCTGCTCGCGGCCGGACGGACCGCCTGGCGAGACGTCCGCCGGGCGCTCACGGCCTGGGTGACGGTGCCCGCGCACCGGGCGGACATCGAGCCGCTGCTGCACCCGCTGGACGAGGTGACGCTGCACCTGCCGTACGAGGTCGCGGACTACGTCGACTTCTACGCGAGCGAGCACCACGCGACGAACGTGGGCCGGATCTTCCGCCCCGACGGCGACGCGCTCACCCCCAACTGGAAGCACCTGCCGATCGGTTACCACGGTCGCGCGGGCACGGTCGTGGTCTCCGGGACGGATGTCGTACGGCCCTCCGGGCAGCGCAAGGCGCCGACGGACCCGGCCCCGGTCTTCGGCCCCTCCGTCAAGCTGGACATCGAGGCGGAGGTCGGCTTCCTGGTCGGCACCCCCTCGCAGCTGGGGAAGCCGGTCGCGCTCAACGACTTCCGGGAGCACGTGTTCGGTCTGACGCTGCTCAACGACTGGTCGGCGCGGGACGTGCAGGCCTGGGAGTACGTGCCGCTGGGCCCGTTCCTCGGCAAGTCGTTCCAGACGTCGGTGTCGGCGTGGGTGACGCCCCTGGAGGCGCTGGACGCCGCCCGGACCGCCCCGCCCGCGCGGGACTTCCCGCTGCTCCCGTACCTGGACGACGCGGCCGAGGAGGAGCCGGGCGGCTTCGACGTGCGGATCTCGGTGGAGATCAACGGCGAGGTCGTGGCCGAGCCGCCGTTCTCCACCATGTACTGGACGGCCGCCCAGCAGCTCGCCCACATGACGGTGAACGGCGCCTCGCTGCGCACGGGTGACCTGTACGGCTCCGGGACGGTGTCCGGGCCCGAGGTGAACCAGCGCGGCTCGCTGCTCGAACTCACCTGGAACGGCCGGGACGCCATCGAACTCGCGGGTGGCAAGCGGACGTTCCTGGAGGACGGCGACGAGGTCGTCATGACGGCCTGGGCTCCGGGCCCGGACGGCACCCGGGTGGCGCTGGGCGAGGTCCGGGGCCGGATCGTCCCCTCGGCCTGA